One genomic region from Paroceanicella profunda encodes:
- a CDS encoding DUF4326 domain-containing protein: protein MARRVKLKRTKGWQKPEGTVVVSRPGRWGNPIEVGGVRCLSTESTFVEEPVRDRATAVRFFREMLAYQIRPYPSERETTEHLRGKDLAC, encoded by the coding sequence ATGGCACGTCGCGTCAAATTGAAGCGCACCAAGGGATGGCAGAAGCCGGAGGGCACCGTTGTAGTCTCCCGGCCCGGGCGCTGGGGAAACCCGATCGAGGTCGGGGGAGTGCGCTGCCTCAGCACCGAGAGCACGTTTGTAGAGGAGCCGGTGCGCGACAGGGCCACCGCGGTGAGGTTCTTCCGCGAGATGCTGGCCTACCAGATCAGACCATACCCGTCCGAAAGAGAGACTACCGAGCACCTACGGGGGAAGGATCTTGCGTGCTGA
- a CDS encoding GntR family transcriptional regulator, producing MPRPLDISPERRTRAEDIESRLRHDILHGLLKPGDKLNLDRLRDTMGVGLTPLREAVNRLVMTGLVESQAMKGYTVTPISVANLDEVAALRIELEPYALRRAIANGGLEWESAVMGALHRLNRTLRVPGDPASLAQWEAANNAFHETLIARCDMPLLMKMYHQLVALNDRYRHIYLQATAIQREVIDEHTAIAHATVERRADDACALLTGHITRSTDNLRRLIGADLPEVPE from the coding sequence ATGCCACGACCCCTGGACATCAGCCCGGAACGCCGCACCCGTGCCGAAGACATCGAGTCGCGGCTGCGTCATGACATCCTGCACGGATTGCTGAAGCCGGGGGACAAGCTGAATCTGGACCGCCTGCGCGACACCATGGGCGTGGGGCTCACGCCGCTGCGCGAGGCGGTGAACCGGCTGGTGATGACAGGCCTCGTGGAATCGCAGGCCATGAAGGGCTACACCGTCACGCCGATCTCGGTGGCGAACCTCGACGAAGTCGCAGCCCTGCGCATCGAGCTGGAGCCCTACGCCCTGCGCCGCGCCATCGCCAACGGCGGGCTGGAGTGGGAATCCGCGGTGATGGGCGCGCTGCATCGGCTGAACCGCACCCTGCGCGTGCCCGGCGATCCGGCCAGCCTCGCGCAGTGGGAGGCCGCCAACAACGCCTTTCACGAGACGCTGATCGCGCGCTGCGACATGCCCCTGCTGATGAAGATGTACCATCAGCTGGTCGCCCTGAACGACCGTTACCGCCACATCTACCTGCAGGCCACCGCGATCCAGCGCGAGGTGATCGACGAACATACCGCCATCGCCCATGCGACGGTGGAGCGCCGCGCGGACGATGCCTGCGCGCTTCTGACCGGCCATATCACGCGGTCGACCGACAACCTGCGCCGCCTGATCGGCGCCGACCTGCCGGAGGTGCCGGAGTGA
- a CDS encoding dioxygenase → MPIIANQNEVTPVVQQVMAQTTDPRLREIMTSLVAHLHGFVRDVGLTEAEFQQATRLLNTMGQQSNDRHNEFVLMAGSLGVSSLVCLMNNGDNGSTETTQSLLGPFWRLNHPMTEQGGSLLRSETPGPRLDGCFRFLDKAGQPITDLEVDIWHASPVGLYENQDDSQAEYNLRGKFVTGADGLVRFRSVRPVGYPIPTTTTVGQLLKAQGRHPYRPAHVHVLAHKPGFKTLISQIYVDDTDYLHTDVQFGVTRALVGDLVAHDEAHPVDGDVGQWFSLDHTLVLEPGESRLPIPPIK, encoded by the coding sequence ATGCCGATCATCGCCAACCAGAACGAGGTCACGCCTGTCGTCCAGCAGGTCATGGCGCAAACCACCGATCCGCGCCTGCGCGAGATCATGACGTCTCTGGTCGCCCACCTGCACGGCTTCGTCCGCGATGTCGGCCTGACCGAGGCCGAGTTCCAGCAGGCAACGCGGCTGTTGAACACCATGGGTCAGCAGTCGAACGACAGGCACAACGAGTTCGTGCTGATGGCCGGGTCTCTGGGTGTCTCATCGCTGGTCTGCCTGATGAACAACGGCGACAACGGCAGCACCGAGACGACGCAATCGCTGCTGGGGCCGTTCTGGCGGCTGAACCATCCGATGACTGAACAGGGCGGCTCGCTCCTGCGCTCCGAGACGCCCGGGCCGCGGCTCGACGGGTGTTTCCGGTTTCTCGACAAGGCGGGACAGCCGATCACGGACCTCGAAGTCGACATCTGGCACGCCTCGCCGGTCGGTCTGTATGAAAATCAGGACGACAGCCAGGCCGAGTACAACCTGCGCGGCAAGTTCGTGACCGGGGCGGATGGGCTGGTGCGCTTCCGCTCGGTGCGGCCTGTAGGCTATCCGATCCCGACGACGACGACGGTCGGACAGTTGCTGAAGGCGCAGGGGCGGCACCCCTACCGCCCGGCGCATGTCCATGTCCTGGCGCATAAACCGGGGTTCAAGACGTTGATCTCGCAAATCTATGTCGACGATACCGATTACCTGCACACGGATGTGCAGTTCGGCGTGACCCGCGCGCTGGTGGGCGACCTCGTCGCCCATGACGAGGCACATCCCGTGGATGGCGACGTCGGCCAGTGGTTCAGCCTTGACCACACGCTGGTGCTGGAACCGGGCGAGAGCCGCCTTCCCATTCCTCCGATCAAGTGA
- the aroQ gene encoding type II 3-dehydroquinate dehydratase, producing the protein MPDTPRDILVLNGPNLNLLGKRQPQIYGHETLDDVARLCGEACEDGFFIRLEQSNHEGALIDLIHAARETTCGIVINPGAFTHTSIAILDALNTYEPPVIEVHISQVHKREAFRHHSYVSRRADGVIAGLGLEGYAAGVRRICQLKRR; encoded by the coding sequence ATGCCCGACACCCCCCGCGATATTCTGGTTCTGAACGGCCCGAATCTGAACCTGCTGGGCAAACGCCAGCCACAGATCTACGGGCACGAGACGCTCGACGACGTGGCCCGCCTGTGCGGCGAGGCCTGTGAGGATGGCTTCTTCATCCGGCTGGAACAGTCGAACCATGAGGGCGCTCTCATCGACCTGATCCATGCCGCCCGTGAAACCACCTGCGGCATCGTCATCAATCCCGGTGCCTTCACCCATACCTCGATCGCCATTCTCGACGCGCTCAACACCTACGAGCCGCCAGTGATCGAGGTCCATATCAGCCAGGTCCACAAGCGCGAGGCCTTCCGTCACCATTCCTACGTCTCGCGCCGCGCCGACGGGGTGATCGCGGGTCTCGGCCTCGAAGGGTATGCCGCGGGCGTGCGCCGCATCTGCCAGTTGAAGCGCCGGTAA
- the hpaH gene encoding 2-oxo-hept-4-ene-1,7-dioate hydratase, with amino-acid sequence MLSDTERQAAAAAILKAEQSREVCVQPSITWPAMTLEDAYDVQRRWAEARIAQGAKNVGRKIGLTSRAMQQASKMTEPDYGVILDDQLYRDGARIAAGTFIKPRLEVELAFVMRQDLKGASCQVHDVLRATEYVTPALEIIDYRTMVPRQIVDTIADNAAYGAIVLGGRPVRPFDVDLRWIGATLSQNGCIEETGLSAGVMGHPAAGLAWLVNKLAAQDDGLKAGDIVLGGSFTRPIDIRSGDVIHADYGPLGGIGVSFG; translated from the coding sequence ATGCTGAGCGATACCGAACGCCAGGCCGCCGCCGCCGCCATCCTGAAGGCCGAACAGTCCCGCGAGGTCTGTGTCCAGCCCTCCATCACCTGGCCCGCCATGACGCTGGAGGACGCTTACGACGTGCAACGCCGCTGGGCCGAGGCGCGCATTGCACAGGGGGCGAAGAACGTCGGGCGCAAGATCGGCCTGACCTCCCGTGCCATGCAGCAGGCATCGAAGATGACCGAGCCGGATTACGGCGTGATCCTCGACGACCAGCTCTACCGCGACGGCGCACGGATCGCGGCGGGCACCTTCATCAAGCCCCGGCTCGAGGTCGAGCTGGCCTTTGTCATGAGGCAGGACCTGAAGGGCGCGAGCTGCCAGGTGCATGACGTGCTGCGCGCCACCGAATACGTCACCCCGGCGCTGGAGATCATCGACTACCGCACGATGGTTCCGCGCCAGATCGTCGACACCATCGCAGACAACGCCGCCTATGGTGCGATCGTGCTGGGCGGGCGCCCGGTCAGGCCCTTCGACGTCGACCTGCGCTGGATCGGCGCCACCCTGTCGCAGAACGGCTGCATCGAGGAGACGGGCCTATCCGCGGGGGTCATGGGGCACCCGGCGGCGGGGCTCGCCTGGCTGGTGAACAAGCTCGCGGCGCAGGACGACGGGCTGAAGGCGGGCGACATCGTGCTGGGCGGGTCCTTTACCCGCCCCATCGACATCCGCTCCGGCGACGTGATCCACGCCGATTACGGCCCGCTGGGCGGCATCGGTGTCAGCTTTGGATGA
- a CDS encoding sugar phosphate isomerase/epimerase family protein encodes MTPSTRFDSRIGLGHFTFLDHSPVELVRLARASGFGFVGLRFHPVAPGLPHWLPDAAGLAELGSVMAGEGIGLYDIETVVIDEGFDPESLVPALDAAARLGARRVNTCADLFPALPERFARVCTLAAEHGLAMDVECMTWRGVNTPAACLALIADAGAANAGYLVDMLHHARCGGTPDDIARMPPGLVRSVQVCDAPATAPKGSEALLAEARGGRLLPGEGALPLRDTLRVLPPDTVISVELPNASDPRDPLSRARAIHTATAALLRDL; translated from the coding sequence GTGACCCCGTCCACCCGTTTCGACAGCCGGATCGGGCTGGGCCATTTCACCTTTCTCGACCATTCCCCCGTCGAACTGGTGCGGCTGGCGCGGGCGTCGGGGTTCGGCTTTGTCGGCCTGCGGTTCCATCCCGTCGCCCCGGGCCTGCCGCACTGGCTGCCCGATGCGGCGGGGCTGGCGGAACTCGGCTCTGTCATGGCGGGGGAGGGCATCGGCCTTTACGACATCGAAACCGTGGTGATCGACGAAGGCTTCGACCCGGAATCCCTGGTCCCCGCGCTGGATGCGGCGGCGCGACTGGGCGCACGCCGGGTGAACACCTGCGCCGACCTGTTTCCCGCGCTGCCTGAGCGCTTTGCCCGCGTCTGTACGCTGGCAGCCGAGCATGGCCTGGCCATGGATGTCGAGTGCATGACGTGGCGCGGCGTGAACACCCCTGCCGCCTGCCTGGCGCTGATCGCCGACGCGGGCGCTGCCAACGCGGGCTATCTCGTTGACATGCTGCACCACGCGCGCTGCGGCGGCACGCCTGACGATATCGCGCGGATGCCGCCTGGGCTGGTCCGGTCCGTCCAGGTCTGCGACGCGCCGGCAACCGCCCCGAAGGGGAGCGAAGCCCTGCTGGCCGAGGCGCGCGGCGGCCGCCTGCTGCCCGGCGAAGGGGCCCTGCCGCTGCGCGACACCCTGCGCGTCCTGCCCCCCGACACCGTGATCTCGGTCGAACTGCCGAATGCCTCCGATCCGCGCGACCCGCTGAGCCGCGCCCGCGCCATCCACACCGCCACGGCGGCCCTTCTGAGAGACCTGTAG